The genomic interval AATGCCGTGACCATTGTCCGGGAGCTGGAGAAGTACAGCCCCGAGCTGGCAGGCAAACCGCGCTGGCTGGTGTTCAACAAGATGGATCTGATCCTGGAAGAAGAAGCCCAGGAAGTGATGGACAGAGTCAAGGCAGCCCTGAACCACGAAGGTCCTGTCTATGCCATCACTGCCATCAGCAAGGAAGGCACCAAGAAGGTCTGCTACGACATCCTGGATCTGCTGGACACCATGCCCCGTCAGCTGGAAGCCGATGCCAAGGCCGCCATCGAGAAGGTCGAGTTCAAGTGGGACGACTACCACAAGAACCAGCTGGCCCAGGCCGAGGCGGAAGCCCTGGCGGCCTCCAAGGCCTTCGATGAGGCACTGGACGATGACGACGACTGGGATGACGAAGATGACGACGGCGTCGAAGTGATCTACGTACGCGACTGAGACACTCTCTCGTGACAATACCGGAGCCCCGACAGGCTCCGGTTTTTTTATGGGAGGATCGACGGGATCACCATATAGATATATTTCTCATGCCACTTATTGCCTGCCAACCGCAACTGATTATACTTCGCCCCTGAACGTAACCAATTTGAAACATTATGCTAACCTGTCAAACTGAATTGATATGCATGACTGTTTTGGTTTGTTCTTATGGATGGTTTGCCTGATAAAATATTTATGCTTGAAATAATCCATTAAAAGCTTGTTTGTGCAGTTTTTTGGGTTATTCTTGCGCCCGTTTGCCGGGCGAGGGCATGAATATGCAGGCTGCCTGGCTGAAGGAAAAGTCATATTTAAGGCTGTCTATCATGTTGGAAAAGACCCTGGAAGCACCGGCGACCCATACTCGCCGCAACGTGCTGATGTTTTTGATCCCGTCGCTCATCGGGATCCTGCTGTTCATGACCCCCGTCATCTATGACGGCAATGTCACCATCCCCGTCGCCGTGCTGGCGAAGCTGGTACAGACGGTGTTCGCCGATTATCTGGTGGCCATGGTCAGCGCCATCATTACTACCACCATGCTGATGACGTTGATCGCCTGGTTGTTCAAGCCGGCGATCCTGGTGAGACGCCCCTTCCTCAACAGCCTGTTCAACGTCTCCCCCTTCTGGGCCTGCGTGCGGGTGCTGGGGGGCCTCTTCGTGCTGCTGACCTTCTTCGAGGCCGGTCCCGAGGTGCTGCGTTCCGGGGCAACCGGTGGCCTGGTGCTGCACGATCTGCTGCCGGTGCTGTTCTCCGTCTTCATCTTCGCCGGCTTGCTGCTGCCGCTGCTGCTGGACTTCGGTCTGCTGGAGTTTGTCGGCACCATGATGACCCGCATCATGCGCCCTGTGTTCCGCCTGCCGGGTCGCTCCGCCGTGGATTGCTTCGCCTCCTGGCTGGGGGATGGCAGTGTCGGCATCCTGCTCACCAGCAAGCAGTACGAGGGCAAGTTCTACACCCAGCGTGAAGCCGCCGTTATCGGTACCACCTTTTCGGCCGTCTCCATCACCTTCTGTCTGGTGGTGATCTCCCAGGTGAAGCTGGAGCACATGTTTGTCCCCTTCTACCTGACCGTCTGCCTGGCCGGCGTGGTGGCCGCCATAGTGGTGCCGCGCCTGCCCCCGCTCTCCTGGAAGAAGGATGTCTACAGCGACGGTACCCCCCTGTGCCGCAAGCAGGAGGCCATTCCCCATCAGCACAGCGTGCTGAGCTATGGCTATCAGCGGGCCCTGGCCAAGGCCGACAGCATGACGGATCTCGGCGCCGTGGCGCGGGAAGGGGTGAAGAACGCCCTGGACATGGTGTTTGGCGTGTTGCCGGTGGTCATGGCGATCGGGACCTGTGCCCTGATGCTGGCTGAGCACACCCCCATCTTCAACTGGCTGGGTGCCCCCTTCGTGCCCTTGCTGGAGCTGCTGCAACTGCCGGAGGCCGAGGCGGCGTCCAAGACCATCATGGTGGGCTTCGCCGACATGTTCATCCCGGCTGTGCTGGCCTCGACCATAGAGAGCGACATCACCCGCTTCGTGATCGCCGCCATGTCGGTGACCCAGCTCATCTATATGTCGGAAGTGGGCGCCCTGCTGCTGGGCAGCAAGATCCCGGTCAAGCTGTGGGAGCTTTTCGTCATCTTCCTGCTGCGCACCCTGGTCACCCTGCCGGTCATCGCCGGCGTGGCGCACCTGCTGTTCTAAGGGGCTGCCTGGAGATGAAAAACGGTCAACCTGGGTTGACCGTTTTTTTATGGGCGCTCGGGGGATAGCGGCTAGCGCGGCTCCGCCAGCAGGGCCTGGCAGGCAGCCTCGTCCAGCTGCTCTGGGGCGAGGAAGCGCAGGGCATAGTCCCGCCAGACACCGCTGTCGACGAAGAGATCGAAGAGCGCCCCGTCTATGTGCCGCTCCTGCACCATGCGCAGCATGATGGTCAGCGACTGGGAGACCGTCTTGCCCGACTTGTAGGGACGGTCGCTCGCGGTCAGGGCCTCGAAGATGTCGGCGATGGCCATGATGCGGGCGGGGATGCTCATCTGTTCACCCAGCAGCTGGCGCGGGTAGCCGGTGCCGTCCATCCGCTCGTGATGGCCTCCTGCGATCTCCGGCACCTTGCGCAGGTGACGGGGAAAGGGGAGCCGCTCCAGCATGCGGATGGTCTGGATGATGTGATCGTTGATCTTGTAGCGCTCCTCCTCGGTGAGGGTGCCACGGCCGATGGCGAGGTTGTAATGCTCCCCCCGGTTGTAGAGATGGGTGGGGACCCTGACCTTGAAGCCCCAGGGATTGTGTCTGGCCAGGTTGTCGTGGGCGGGGCGGGGAATGAGGTGGACCGGCTTGTCCGCCAACAGCGGCTCGCGGCAGGGCAGCGGAGCCGCCTCGCCGGAATGGCGCTTGCGCTCCTCCGGGCTGACGCCGAGGCGATCATCCAGGGTGCGCAGCCAGGTGCGTCTGGCGATGGCATCGAGCCGTGCCAGTTTCTCCGGTGCCATCCACTCGCCCCCCAGGTTGCACTCGGCGACGAAGGCGAACTCCTGATCCAGTATCTGCCAGAGCGGGGCCACGGCCTCGAGGGCCGCCTGTTGTTCGGGGGCGGGCAGCCGGGCCGCGAGCGCCTCTATATGGGCGTCGCGCTTGAGCACCTCGAAGCGGGTGCGGATCTCGTGGATCCTGTCGTAGATGGTCTCCAGCTTGGTGGCCTTGTCCACCACGAACTCCGGCGTGGTGACCTTTCCGCAGTCGTGCAGCCAGCTCGCGATATGGATGGCCTCCCACTCCTCGTCGCTGAGGGTGAAGTCGCCAAAGGGGCCCTGCTGCTGGGCGCAGGCCGCCTCCGTCAGCATGCGGGTCAATTCGGGTACGCGTTGGCAGTGGCCTCCGGTGTAGGGACTCTTGGCGTCGATGGCGCCGGCGATGAGCTCGATGAAAGCTTCCAGCAACTGCTTTTGTTCTTCCAGAAGGCGTTGATTCTCGATGGCGGAGGCGGACATGCCCGCCAGCGCCTCTATGAGGCTGATGCGCGACGCCAGCTCCCGCGGCGCGCAGTCCGGCAGGATCAGCAACAGGCAGCCGATCAACTCCTGGCGGTGGTTGTAGAGGGGTTCGGCCAGCAGTTGGCGGGGACCGGGGAAGGGGCCCCAGTCGGCGAGGTAGTGCGACCACTGCTCGGCGTTGAGCGTCAGGCTGAGCCGCTCGGTATGATAGAGGCCGCCGAGCAGGGACTCCTGCCAGTGTACCCGCTCACAATCCAGGGGCTGCCGCTGCCAGATGGCCTGAACCGCCGTCATCTGCTTGTCCTGGGCCAGATAGAGGCAGCCGCCCTCCGCCTGGGCCGCCGCCACCGTTTCGTTCAGTATGCGGCTGAGCAGGGAATCGAAGCGGTGCTCGGCCGCCAGCGCCAGACCCATGCTCATGAAGTTGCCGAGGGTCAGTCGCATGCTGGACATGGCGCGGGCGAGATCGTCTATCTCGCGGATCGCCGAGTCTGGCCGCTCGCTCTCGCCGAAATCGAAGTGCTGGATCCGCTCGGCCTCCTGTGTCAGTGCCAGCAAGGGGGCGGCGGTGCGCCTCGCCACCAGCCAGATGACGGGCAGCAGCAGCAGCAGGCCGGCCAGGGCCCAGGCCAGGTTGCGCAGAGCGTCTTGGCGGGCCGGTGCTGTGAGCTCGTCCGCCGGTACCAGCAGGGCCAGATAGAAGGGGGAGTCCTCGTCGAGGGAGGAGAGGTTGACCAGCCAGTCTCGCCCATCCTCGGCGGCCAGTGTCAGCTCGGTCGGTTCGTGCAGCAGGGCAGGCCTGGAGGCCATCTCCTGTTGCAGCTTGGCCAGTATGGGATGCTTGAGCGCCGACAGCATGGGCAGGCGACTCAGTTGTTCGAAGCTGGGTAGTCGCTCGGGATCCGTTGCCAGCAGGGTACCGAACTCGTCGAACAGCACCAGCTGGCAGTGGCTGGGCAGGGGCAGCTCGCCGATGAGGGAGGAGAGCCCCTCCACACCGGCATCCAGCCCGATCACCGCCCGGCGATCATCGCTCTCCACCGCCAGCGTCATGCCCGGCTCCTTGGTGGTGAAGAAGAGATAGGGGTGGGTCACTATGATGCCCGTGCCCCAGCGGGCCTCCTTGTACCAGCCGCGGTCGCGGGGATCGAACTGGTAGTCCGGCATGGGCCGCCGCTCCAGCAGCCGCAGGCGCTGGTTGAAATAGAGAAACTCTCCCCGGCCCTCAGTCAGGCTCTGCACCAGCAGGTGGCTTCCGGGAGGGGGACTGTCCAGCAACCCCCTGGCCCGCTCGGTCAGCTTGCGCACCAGAAAGAAGTCGCCGTTCTCGTAACCGGCGTAGATGGCGCCATAGCTGGCGCTGTTGGCCAGCACCTCGGCCAGCTGGGGCAGGTAGCCTAGGCGGGACTCCAGGCTGGTCATGGCGGCCAGCTGGCCACTGCGCAGCAGGCTCAGGGACATGCGGGCCGGGCGCTGGTTCAGCTTGATGGCGAGCGCCAGCTGTTCCCTGTACTGCTGGAAGTTTTGCCGTTCGTGCTCCAGCCCCTGCTGCATGCCCTGCTGGAACTGCAGCATGATGAGGGCCCCCCCCAGCACGGAGAACAGCAGTATGAAAAGGGTGGCAATGTGCACGTAAAAGGGCTTGCTGCCGAGGCTTGCTTTTGTCATGGACCTGTCCTTGTCCTACGGGCGCTCCCCGCGATGATCTGCTAACAGTGTGCTCGCAAGATGACAAAAAGCATAGGAGCTGGCTGACAAGAGGAACCGCTATCTTCCGGCGCTCCCTGGTCGCCCTTTGCATGGTACGGGGGGCTGTTACCCCGGCAGCCTGGTCAGGTGATTCATTCAGATATCTCGTGCTACATTGCTCCACTGGTGAATCGCCTGTGAATCAATGGAGTGTCCCATGTCTGCCATCCCCTATTCAGTCCTGGATCTGGTGCCCGTCCCCGAAGGAAGCCAGCCAGCCGAGTCGTTCCGTCATTCGCAGGATCTGGCCCGGCATGCCGAGCGTTGGGGTTATCACCGCTATTGGCTGGCGGAGCACCACAACATGCCGGGGATCGCCAGTGCCGCCACCTCTGTGCTCATCGGGCATCTGGCCGGAGCCACCAGCACACTGCGGCTGGGGGCCGGCGGCATCATGCTGCCGAACCACTCCCCTCTGGTTATCGCCGAGCAGTTCGGCACCCTCGCCTCTCTCTACCCGGATCGCATCGATCTCGGCCTTGGCCGTGCGCCCGGCACGGATCAGCGCACCATGCAGGCGCTGCGCCGCCAGCGCAGCGGCGAGGTGGATGACTTCCCTGCGGACGTGCGCGAGCTGATGGGCTACTTCGGCGACGAGGTGGGCGCCGTGCAGGCGGTGCCCGGTCAGGGGCTGCACGTGCCGATCTGGCTGTTGGGTTCCAGTCTCTACAGCGCTCAGCTGGCGGCCGCCATGGGGTTGCCATTCGGCTTTGCCTCTCACTTTGCTCCCGGCCTGCTGTTGCAGGCACTCGAGATCTACCGTACCCAGTTCCGCCCTTCCGCGCGCTGGCCCAAGCCTTATGCGGTGGTCTGCATCAATGTGATCGCCGCCGACACAACCCGGGAGGCCCGCTTCCTTTTCACCACGCTCCAGCAGCAGTTCCTTCGCCTCTATCGGGGCGATGCTGGCAAGCTGCCGCTGCCGGTGCAGAGCCTGGGAGAGGAGTGGTCGCCCCGGGAGCTGATGGCGATGGAGCAGACCCTGGCTCGCTCCCTGGTGGGGGATCCGGATCAGGTGCGTCACGGCCTCAAGGCCCTGCTGGCCGAAACCGGGGCTGACGAGCTGATGTTCAACGGTCCCATCGTCGATCATCAGGCCAGGTTGCGCTCCTTCGAGATCGCCGCCGAGCTGATGCGGAGCCTGTGAAGGTCTGCCCGGGCGCGCTGGTCTGTGCGCCCGGGCATAGGTACCAATCCAACAGCTAGTTACAACTGATTGATTTTAAAGAATAGTCAGGTAGATGTCGGCCCTCTGTCGTATCACCACTGGCCTCACCGGCCCTATGCTGGCCCTGTCAGTCACCACAAGGAGTTCGAGATGATCGTCAGGAAGTTGAGATTGCAACGGGGTTGGTCCCAGGATCAGTTGGCGACCCTGACTGGCCTGAGTGTCCGCACCATACAGCGGATCGAGCAGGGCCAACAACCTGGACTGGAATCCCTCAAGGCCCTGGCCTCCGTCTTTGAGCTCGATGTGACTCAACTGCAGGAGAGCGAGATGAAAGGGAACGAGATAGATAGTCAGGGGACAGTGCATGTGGCCAGGGATGAGCGAGAGGCGATGAAGTTCGTCGAAGGGCTCAAAGGCTTCTACGGCCACCTGATCAGCTATGTGCTGGTGATAGGGGGGCTGTTTGTCATCAACTACCTGAGCAACCCGGATTACATCTGGGCCTGGTGGCCCATGCTGGGCTGGGGGCTGGGCCTGATGTCTCACGCCATCAACCTGTTCCAGCCATTCAAGCTGTTCGGGCCCGACTGGGAGCGGCGCCAGGTCGAGAAACGGCTGGGGCGCAAGCTGTAGGCCAGAGGTTCACCCATGAGAAACGGGCCCGACATTGCCGGGCCCGTTTTATTGTCCGTTTATCGCCTAACTCGGTGCTGGCTGGGCGGCTGCACCGACGGCTTATTTGGCGTAAGCGGGGCAGGGGGTCGCTATCAGGGCATCGTCTTCATAGCGCCAGAGGGTGAGGCTGTTGCCCCAGACGCAGCCGGTGTCCAGCCCCTTGATGTCGTCCTTGCCGGTGGCCCCCATCAGGGCCGCCCAGTGGCCGAACACCAGTATGGGGTCATCCACGTGGTGCTCCCGCTGCTCGAACCAGGGGCGCAGGCCAGGGGTGGACTCGGTGGGCCCCTTCTTGCACTTGAAGTCGAGTCGGCCATCGAAGTAGCAGAAGCGCATCCGGGTGAAGGTGTTGATGATGTAGCGGTAGCGCTCTATCCCCAGCAGATTTTCGTCCCAGCT from Aeromonas rivipollensis carries:
- a CDS encoding 2TM domain-containing protein, whose product is MIVRKLRLQRGWSQDQLATLTGLSVRTIQRIEQGQQPGLESLKALASVFELDVTQLQESEMKGNEIDSQGTVHVARDEREAMKFVEGLKGFYGHLISYVLVIGGLFVINYLSNPDYIWAWWPMLGWGLGLMSHAINLFQPFKLFGPDWERRQVEKRLGRKL
- a CDS encoding luciferase-like monooxygenase → MSAIPYSVLDLVPVPEGSQPAESFRHSQDLARHAERWGYHRYWLAEHHNMPGIASAATSVLIGHLAGATSTLRLGAGGIMLPNHSPLVIAEQFGTLASLYPDRIDLGLGRAPGTDQRTMQALRRQRSGEVDDFPADVRELMGYFGDEVGAVQAVPGQGLHVPIWLLGSSLYSAQLAAAMGLPFGFASHFAPGLLLQALEIYRTQFRPSARWPKPYAVVCINVIAADTTREARFLFTTLQQQFLRLYRGDAGKLPLPVQSLGEEWSPRELMAMEQTLARSLVGDPDQVRHGLKALLAETGADELMFNGPIVDHQARLRSFEIAAELMRSL
- a CDS encoding YjiH family protein gives rise to the protein MLEKTLEAPATHTRRNVLMFLIPSLIGILLFMTPVIYDGNVTIPVAVLAKLVQTVFADYLVAMVSAIITTTMLMTLIAWLFKPAILVRRPFLNSLFNVSPFWACVRVLGGLFVLLTFFEAGPEVLRSGATGGLVLHDLLPVLFSVFIFAGLLLPLLLDFGLLEFVGTMMTRIMRPVFRLPGRSAVDCFASWLGDGSVGILLTSKQYEGKFYTQREAAVIGTTFSAVSITFCLVVISQVKLEHMFVPFYLTVCLAGVVAAIVVPRLPPLSWKKDVYSDGTPLCRKQEAIPHQHSVLSYGYQRALAKADSMTDLGAVAREGVKNALDMVFGVLPVVMAIGTCALMLAEHTPIFNWLGAPFVPLLELLQLPEAEAASKTIMVGFADMFIPAVLASTIESDITRFVIAAMSVTQLIYMSEVGALLLGSKIPVKLWELFVIFLLRTLVTLPVIAGVAHLLF
- a CDS encoding HD domain-containing phosphohydrolase, with protein sequence MTKASLGSKPFYVHIATLFILLFSVLGGALIMLQFQQGMQQGLEHERQNFQQYREQLALAIKLNQRPARMSLSLLRSGQLAAMTSLESRLGYLPQLAEVLANSASYGAIYAGYENGDFFLVRKLTERARGLLDSPPPGSHLLVQSLTEGRGEFLYFNQRLRLLERRPMPDYQFDPRDRGWYKEARWGTGIIVTHPYLFFTTKEPGMTLAVESDDRRAVIGLDAGVEGLSSLIGELPLPSHCQLVLFDEFGTLLATDPERLPSFEQLSRLPMLSALKHPILAKLQQEMASRPALLHEPTELTLAAEDGRDWLVNLSSLDEDSPFYLALLVPADELTAPARQDALRNLAWALAGLLLLLPVIWLVARRTAAPLLALTQEAERIQHFDFGESERPDSAIREIDDLARAMSSMRLTLGNFMSMGLALAAEHRFDSLLSRILNETVAAAQAEGGCLYLAQDKQMTAVQAIWQRQPLDCERVHWQESLLGGLYHTERLSLTLNAEQWSHYLADWGPFPGPRQLLAEPLYNHRQELIGCLLLILPDCAPRELASRISLIEALAGMSASAIENQRLLEEQKQLLEAFIELIAGAIDAKSPYTGGHCQRVPELTRMLTEAACAQQQGPFGDFTLSDEEWEAIHIASWLHDCGKVTTPEFVVDKATKLETIYDRIHEIRTRFEVLKRDAHIEALAARLPAPEQQAALEAVAPLWQILDQEFAFVAECNLGGEWMAPEKLARLDAIARRTWLRTLDDRLGVSPEERKRHSGEAAPLPCREPLLADKPVHLIPRPAHDNLARHNPWGFKVRVPTHLYNRGEHYNLAIGRGTLTEEERYKINDHIIQTIRMLERLPFPRHLRKVPEIAGGHHERMDGTGYPRQLLGEQMSIPARIMAIADIFEALTASDRPYKSGKTVSQSLTIMLRMVQERHIDGALFDLFVDSGVWRDYALRFLAPEQLDEAACQALLAEPR